One Pleuronectes platessa chromosome 9, fPlePla1.1, whole genome shotgun sequence genomic region harbors:
- the LOC128448329 gene encoding receptor-transporting protein 3-like yields MALGRWRSNFKSEADGLQRGDTWNLEFDSSINPRRPQPGWKEYITQTSARFSCSLCGKRWSSNNVMVVFHMHRKGRTGTVKVRRFGQKCQKCSNAPMEDPSINKTNICTLMRNLVKKIKNNCYNAALQGREYPYNKLVVTSRHKPAHCEGCIQGICTKN; encoded by the exons ATGGCTCTGGGAAGGTGGAGGTCTAACTTCAAGAGCGAAGCTGACGGTCTCCAGCGTGGAGACACCTGGAATCTGGAGTTTGATTCCAGTATTAACCCCAGACGTCCTCAGCCCGGATGGAAGGAGTACATCACGCAGACCAGTGCAAG GTTTAGTTGCAGCCTGTGTGGAAAGCGCTGGTCCTCCAATAATGTGATGGTGGTCTTCCACATGCACCGGAAGGGCCGCACGGGCACTGTCAAAGTGAGGCGCTTTGGTCAGAAGTGTCAGAAATGCAGCAATGCCCCGATGGAGGATCCCAGCATAAACAAGACGAACATCTGCACCCTCATGAGGAACCTGGtgaaaaagattaaaaataattgcTACAATGCAGCCCTGCAGGGCCGCGAATACCCTTACAATAAGCTTGTTGTCACAAGTCGCCACAAGCCTGCTCACTGCGAGGGATGTATTCAAGGCATCTGTACAAAAAATTGA